One genomic region from Streptomyces venezuelae encodes:
- a CDS encoding serpin family protein has product MAGFESVAGADAVRELAARWLPRLGDGDFAVSPVGLWTALAAVASGARGRTGEELAGLLGVEGEAAARAVTEAGRRLGGTGGVAVATGVWSTMPVLESFKRGLPDVGFGVLPGAAYHALPDWVFGATDDMSFGELPDAQEELDAWVRATTGGRIPRLPLALEGSEDLVLVNALALKASWLTAFPGHLTRDEPFTDGDGGTRPVPTMRQRIPAGWVWRVGEVVVVELPCAANGDGSRSARVRFVLGAEGDGPGEVLPAAWAGAGERVPLVADSADLALPRFTLRTRTFAHRHLDALGVRLALGPEADFSGISAADMYIDKVVQEAVVEVAEEGVEAAAVTQVTMTRSAAVPRPTVVERIAFDRPFGVVVLDGTAEVPLFVGWRRSAPAGPEAQGLSLP; this is encoded by the coding sequence ATGGCCGGGTTCGAGTCGGTGGCCGGTGCGGACGCGGTACGGGAGCTGGCGGCGCGATGGCTGCCACGGCTCGGGGACGGGGACTTCGCCGTGTCGCCCGTCGGGCTGTGGACGGCTCTCGCGGCCGTGGCCTCCGGGGCCCGGGGGCGGACCGGGGAGGAACTGGCGGGGCTGCTCGGAGTCGAGGGGGAGGCCGCGGCCCGGGCCGTGACCGAGGCCGGGCGCCGGCTCGGCGGGACGGGCGGGGTCGCGGTGGCGACCGGGGTGTGGAGCACGATGCCGGTGCTCGAATCCTTCAAGCGGGGGCTGCCCGACGTGGGGTTCGGGGTGCTGCCGGGAGCGGCGTACCACGCGCTGCCCGACTGGGTCTTCGGCGCGACGGACGACATGTCCTTCGGGGAGCTGCCCGACGCGCAGGAGGAGCTCGACGCGTGGGTCCGGGCCACCACCGGCGGGCGGATCCCGCGGCTGCCGCTCGCTCTCGAAGGGTCCGAGGACCTCGTCCTGGTCAACGCCCTCGCCCTGAAGGCCTCCTGGCTGACCGCCTTCCCCGGGCACCTCACCCGGGACGAGCCCTTCACCGACGGGGACGGCGGCACCAGGCCCGTACCGACCATGCGGCAGCGGATTCCCGCCGGGTGGGTGTGGCGCGTGGGCGAGGTGGTGGTCGTCGAGCTGCCGTGCGCAGCGAACGGTGACGGGAGCCGGAGTGCCCGGGTGCGGTTCGTGCTGGGGGCGGAGGGCGACGGGCCCGGCGAGGTGCTGCCCGCCGCCTGGGCCGGGGCCGGTGAGCGTGTGCCGCTCGTGGCCGACTCGGCCGATCTCGCGCTGCCGCGCTTCACGCTCCGGACCAGGACCTTCGCCCACCGCCATCTCGACGCCCTCGGCGTCCGCCTCGCGCTGGGGCCCGAGGCCGACTTCTCCGGGATCTCCGCCGCCGACATGTACATCGACAAGGTCGTGCAGGAGGCGGTGGTCGAGGTCGCCGAGGAGGGCGTCGAGGCGGCGGCCGTCACCCAGGTGACGATGACCCGCAGCGCGGCCGTGCCCCGCCCCACGGTGGTCGAGCGGATCGCCTTCGACCGCCCCTTCGGGGTCGTCGTCCTCGACGGGACGGCGGAGGTGCCGCTGTTCGTGGGGTGGCGGCGGAGCGCGCCGGCGGGGCCGGAGGCCCAGGGCCTGTCCCTGCCCTGA